The Listeria sp. PSOL-1 genome includes a region encoding these proteins:
- the rpmA gene encoding 50S ribosomal protein L27 encodes MLKFDIQHFAHKKGGGSTSNGRDSESKRLGAKRADGQFVTGGSILYRQRGTKIYPGNNVGRGGDDTLFAKVDGVVRFERMGRDKKKVSVYPAAQEA; translated from the coding sequence ATGTTAAAATTTGATATTCAACATTTTGCCCACAAAAAAGGGGGCGGTTCCACTTCCAATGGTCGTGATTCCGAATCCAAACGACTAGGTGCGAAACGTGCAGACGGTCAATTCGTTACTGGCGGATCTATCCTTTATCGTCAACGTGGTACAAAAATTTACCCAGGGAATAACGTGGGTCGTGGTGGAGATGATACACTTTTTGCTAAAGTTGATGGCGTTGTACGTTTTGAACGTATGGGTCGTGACAAGAAAAAAGTTAGTGTCTACCCTGCAGCACAAGAAGCTTAA
- a CDS encoding ribosomal-processing cysteine protease Prp, whose amino-acid sequence MIQVTVEQKNDHIISFTMNGHANYAEHGSDLVCAGASSIAFGMVNAISEVCDFDPIIKKSEGFLRYTLPEAYIKNETVQILLTGMVNQLRSLAYSYPDHIKISSK is encoded by the coding sequence ATGATTCAAGTGACTGTTGAACAGAAAAATGACCATATCATTTCTTTTACAATGAATGGGCACGCTAATTACGCCGAACATGGTAGTGATTTGGTTTGTGCCGGAGCTTCATCGATTGCATTTGGGATGGTGAATGCCATTTCTGAAGTATGTGATTTTGATCCGATTATAAAAAAAAGTGAAGGCTTCCTTCGTTATACTTTACCAGAAGCATATATAAAGAATGAAACAGTCCAAATTCTGCTTACAGGCATGGTGAATCAACTACGATCATTGGCGTATAGCTATCCTGATCATATAAAAATAAGCTCCAAATAG
- the rplU gene encoding 50S ribosomal protein L21, giving the protein MYAIIETGGKQIKVEAGQEIYVEKLNGEVGDVITLDKVLFVSGDATKVGAPFVDGATVTAKVEKQGRAKKLTVFKYKPKKNYHKKQGHRQPYTKLTIEAINA; this is encoded by the coding sequence ATGTACGCAATTATTGAAACAGGTGGTAAACAAATCAAAGTTGAAGCTGGCCAAGAAATCTATGTTGAAAAACTAAATGGTGAAGTTGGTGATGTGATCACTTTGGATAAGGTTCTTTTTGTTTCTGGCGATGCTACCAAAGTAGGTGCCCCATTTGTTGATGGAGCAACAGTTACTGCTAAAGTTGAAAAACAAGGTCGCGCTAAGAAGCTTACGGTTTTCAAATATAAACCTAAAAAGAATTACCACAAAAAACAAGGTCATCGTCAACCTTATACAAAATTAACAATTGAAGCGATCAACGCTTAA